Below is a window of Salvelinus fontinalis isolate EN_2023a chromosome 31, ASM2944872v1, whole genome shotgun sequence DNA.
ACCTCAGCCTCCCCAGCCCAGACGCTCTCAGAGGCAGCAACAGAGATATAAGAAGCCAGCGGAGGAAGAGACCTGTGTGGTCCTCTCCAACTCCACGTCCCACAACGAATCCGGACAGAGGAAGATGGAGGTCAGCTGCAGTATGATGGCCTCCTCTCATAACCAATCCCACAGTGAAGCAGACGACTACACCTCATGTTCCATCTGCATGGGTGACATGGTGGAGAGGACCACGCTGGAGAGGTATAGCTACATATTTAACTTTTGTGTTCAGTAATTCTCAAGGTTTTTCCAAACCATGAAATGTGTCAGCCTTCACTGCTATTGATGCTATGTAATGTTTTCAAAATTATAAGTAAAagtgttctctctctttcactttgacccccccccccctaaggtgCGGCCACGCATTCTGCCGGTTGTGTCTGGACCAGGCATTCAAGGTGAAGAGAGCGTGTCCTGTGTGTCGTCAGGTGTACGGCCAGCTCATAGGGACCCAGCCGGCTACCGGGTGTATGATGGTGGAGAGGGACCCAGATCTGGAGTTGACAGGACACGAGGGTTACGGGTGTATCTGCATCATCTACAGCTTCCCACCTGGTTTACAGGCGgtgagtatgtatgtgtgtgtgtgtgtgtgtgtactaaagACACATGGAAGGGTATAGAAATGGGAACTAGTAAGAAGTTTTGGTCTAGTCCATTACCTTTCATGGTTTTCCTATATCTGACACATCATTTACATTGCTAACCATCTCTCTTTTGTATTTTTAATTGTGGCGAATACAGCAATGTTTACAAATCCCAGCTTGGATCTTTTAATGGttcgtatccaggctgtatcacaaccggctgtgattgggagttccatagggagcgcacaattggcccagcatcgtccgggtttggccggtgtaggccgtcattgtaaataaggatttgttcttaactgacttgcctagttaaataaaatacagtcCATGCTTGAAGTAATGTTATTGAATGTCTATACCACTTTACTTCATTTCTGTGGATATAATTGTTCATGTTCTTTTCTAACTTTCCTCTGAATTATGCCTGGGTCCTGCAGCTGGAGCACCCTAACCCGGGGGTGAGGTACCCTGGGACGGACCGCGTGGCTTACCTCCCAGACAGCCCAGAGGGGAACCGGGTCCTGGGCCTGCTCCGCCGGGCCTTCGAGCAGCGCCTCATCTTCACCATAGGGACCTCCATGACCACAGGAATGCATAACGTCATTACCTGGAACGACATCCACCACAAGACCTCCTTATGGGGCGGACCACACTGGTATGGAAACAGATGTCTTTACTGAACGCTATTAGAGATTCAAGTATGTTTGAGAGATGTGACAAGTCATGTTTACATTTTTGTGAAAAAAGCTATTGATGACTGCTTGAATGGAAGTCAAAAAGAATCATATGGCTTAGTTTGTTCTTATGAGATgtaacataattttttttcttcagCTTATATCAATAGAAAGCTATAAATGTTTTGAGCATGTAGTGGGGGGTTAAATTGTGATTATTGTCGTGCATTTGCTTCTAGAAGGAACTCTAGCTGTTTCTGTGATTACAACAACTCTCTGACCTGCTGAGGGTTTTCTGTTAATTTCTCCTGACAGCTTTGGATATCCAGACCCCACTTACCTGGTGAGAGTGACCGAGGAACTCAGAGAGAAAGGCATCACTGCAGACTGACCGTACAGATTCTAGAATGATTATTCTAGGAACATTTTAGGAACCTCTGACTATCCTGCCCTGCTGCTGCTGGTGGTTGCTAGGCTGCAGGCTCCTGGACCAAGACCCAGCAGAGCAGCGGATGAATACGAGATGTGACTGGGCCCCACAGCAGCCGCAGGAGTACGGCCCAGTGGAGGCCCACATATCCCTACAAGACCACTCGATGGGGTCTCCTACCTTCCACTTCAGTCAAATTTTCACTaatcatgcattgatgtcaattgGAGACCATTTGACTTAAGTGGAATTTAGGATTCACCCTTATGTTCCTATCCTCGTTATCTATCTTCTGAGTTCGGCTCAACCCAGCAGCACTTTGTGTGGAAGAGAACATACAAATGAGTGCAGTGCAATCTCTGTGTGAGCTGTTTTTGGCTGCACTCATCCAAGTATTTATCATATAGGGATTCATAATGTGGAGGTACATACTActtaaatattattttgaaaccTAAGTTCAAAGAATAGTCCTATTTTGTCTGTTATATTAATGTTTATTTCCACGCTGGGACACACATTCTTTATTTACCTGTTAAAAACACATGATTTGTGCTCTGTCCAGTACGCTCGTAGAATAATTATATTTTTCTTTATGTAATTATGTTAATAATAACCTGTTATTTACACTGTATTAAGACAGTACTCGAGATAGTTGGTGGCAGGCAGAATAGTACTGTCTGTTTCAATAGAAAGCTCCTAAAGAAATAATTTAATTTCTCTGAAAGGAGTTGCACTCGAAGGCACTTTGtcaaggagggagggagtccaTCAGTTCAGTCACTGTTGGAGGGGGAGTTGTTCTCTGCATAGAATAAGAATTATCCTTTTGAATTAGAATGATCATTCTAATTCTGTGGTTCTCTGCTTCCACTTCAGGGAACTGGTAGATGGAAGAATGCTCTGGAGCAAAGCCAGGCAGGCGTTAGTCGTTAGCAGCCGTGAAGCTAATAGCCTGGTAGCTATAAGTTGATGTCAATTTGCTTAGAGCCCTTCATTTCCCTTTTGATCTTCCTCTCCTTTGATTTCTTCTCCTTTTTACTTAAATAGGAAGAATGTTTTTTATTTGATGTCTCTCTGCTGCACCGTTCGGTTCTAGATGATGAACCAGGAATGTCCAGATAGACTGACTACTAAGTATGAGATTCATTGTCATTCCTGACcgtcccttgctctctctctctcccttcggtTGTTTCTCTACTCTAAGATGTTATCCCTCCGAAGACCTGTATTCaaaaaagtgtctcagagtagtagGGCTGATGTAGGATCAGTGTGGCCTTTTCAATCATAATGAATGAGTAGGGACCCTGATCCTAGGTCAGCACTCATACTCTGACAAGCTTAACGAATAGGAGACCAGGTTTTGAACGGAGTTCAGTTTGAtttccagtcagccagccagtcagtcagcactCCTCATTTTCTAATAACCAGATTTACTTGATGTCAAATAAGAAGGGCGTGATGTCGAACCACTTAAACCAAATCAAATGCACAATAGGGCTGTATATTTATTACCTCTGACCCcggctgaaatggcaccctattccctatatagagtaaTAGTGCCCGTAGGCTTCTGGTCAAATGTAGGGCACtaatataggactctggtctaaagtagtggaggGAATAGTGTACCATTTTGGATGCAAGCCCTATCTGACCAGGAGACGTTTGTTTGATGATTGTCTCATAAATAATGAGGTATCTATCTGCTGTAATTCACATTTGTCTTCTACGGGAATAATCTAGGATTAACAAAATAGTTACCTGTAATATGAAAATGTTGAGGAAACTCCTGCAGCCCCTTACAGCGGTATTGTCAGTGATGTATTTAGTTCCCTTGTTTTTGATACATTTATCTAACTGTTAGCGTGCCTATATTCTGGTTTGAAGACAGTGGATCATGTTGATGTTAATTCATGAAAAGCATGTCTTTTTACTAGACTGTCTTAATTGTTATTTGGAGGGTGAGACTCAGCAGCGTTGTGTTATCTGGCTTTCTGCCGTTTTTTCAGAATATATATACTGATGTGTATCTGCATGAGTTTTTCTGTGATATGTCAGATGAAAGCAGTCCAACGACGTAGCCTCACTCACAAATGATCAAGCTCTGTGTGTGAAAGAGTCATTTTGCATGAGAAAATGATGCATATAGATAGTGCagtgctctccaaccctgttcccggagagctaccctcctgtaggttttcactccaaccctgttcccggagagctaccctcctgtaggttttcactccaaccctgttcccggagagctaccctcctgtaggttttcactccaaccctgttcccggagagctaccctcctgtaggttttcactccaaccccagttgtaactaacctgattcagctcatCAACTAGCAATGTTTTTGGAATCCGTTGTGCTTGATTAGGGTTGGAATgaacctacagaacggtagctctCCAAAAACAGGGTTTGAGAGTCCTGGTCTAGTGACTCTATTCTGTTACCTTCTCCTAATCATTTGTCTGCAGTCAGATGATGTAAaataatataaactcagcaaaaaaagaaacgtcctctcactgtcaactgcgtttattttcatgtgtaaatatttgaatgaacataTGATTCAaccactgagacataaactgaacaagttccacagacatgtgactaacagaaattgaatgtgTCCCTGAgcaaagggggaggggggggggggtcaaaatcaaaagtaacagtcagtatctggtgtggccgtgcatctcctcctcatgacctgcaccagatttgccagttcttgttgtgagatgttaccccactcttctaccaaggcacctgcaagttcctggacctttctgtggggaatggccctagccctcatcctccgatccaacaggtcccagatgtgctcaatgggattgagatccggcctcttcactggccatggcagaacactgatgttcctgtcttgcaggaaatcacgcacagaacgagcagtatggctggtggcattgtcatgctggagggtcatgtcaggatgagcctgcaggaaggataccacatgagggaggaggatataTTCCCTATAATGCACAGCATTAAGATTgcctacaatgacaacaagctcagtccgatgatgccgtgacacaccgccccagaccatgatgaacctccacctccaaatcgatcccgctccagagtacaggcctctgtgtaacactcattccttcgacgatatacgcaaatccgaccatcgcccctggtgagacaaaaccgtgactcgttagtcgagcactttttgccagtcctgtctggtccagcaacggtgggtttgtgcccataggcgatgttgttgccggtgatgtctggtgaggacctgccttacaacaggcctacaagccctcagttcagcctattgcggacagtctgagcgctgATGGAGGGTTTgagcgttcctggtgtaactcgggcagttgttgttgccatcctgtgcctgtcccgcaggtgtgatgttcggatgtattgatcctgtgcaggtgttgttacacgtggtctgccactgcgaggatgatcagctgtctgtcctgtctccttgcagcgctgtcttaggcgtctcacagtgcgGACGTTGCAATTAATTTCcccagtcctcatgcctccttgcagcatgcctaaggcacattcacacagatgagcagggaccctgggcatctttcttttggtgtttttcataggacactaaagaggcctttctactgactaagTTTtcttaactgtgaccttaattgtctgtaagctgttggtgtcttaactaccgttccacaggtgcatgttcatttaattgtttatggttcatttaacaagcatgggaaaacgtgttttaaatcctttacaatgaagatctgtgacattatttggatttttatgaattatcgttgaaagacagggtcctgaaaaggggacgtttcttttttgctgagtttactaggCCCATACGTTCATTAAATATCCCTTTCGTgtgctatatacagttgaagtcggaagtttacatacacttaggttggagtcattaaaacttgtttgtaaacaaatttgtggagtggttgaaaaactagttttggcaagtcggttaggacgactttgtgcatgacacaagtaatttttccaatttttttttagacagattatttcgcttaattcactgtatcacaattccagtgggtcaaaagtttacatacactaagttgactgttcctttaaacagtttggaaaattccagaaaaggatgtcatggctttagaagcttctgataggctaattgacataatttgagtcaattggaggtgtacctgtggatgcatttcaaggcctaccttcaaactcagtgcctctttgcttgacatcatgggaaaatcaaaagaaatcagccaagacctcagaaaaaaatggttcatacttgggagcaatttccaaacgcctgaaggtaccacattcatctgtacaaacaatagtacacaagtataaacaccatgggaccacacagctgccATAGCGCTCGAAGTAGACgaattctgtctcctagagatgaatgtactttggtgtgaaaagagcaaatcaatcccagaacaaaatcaaaggaccttgtaaagatgctggaggaaatgggtacaaaagtatctatatccacagtaaaacgagtcctataacgatacaacctgaaaggccgctcagcaaggaagaagccactgctccaaaaccaccataaaaaagccagactggtttgcaactacacctggggacaaagatcctactttttggataaatgtctgatgaaacaaaaataaaactgtttgtccataatgaccatcgttatgtttggaggaaagagggggatgcttgcaaggtgaagaacaccattccaaccgtgaagcacgggggtggcaacatcatgttgtgggggtgctttgctgcaggagggactggtgcacttaacaaaatagatggcatcatgaggcaggaaaattatgtggatatattgaagcaacatctcaagacatcagtcaggaagttaaagcttggtcgcaaatgggcttccaaatggacaatgaccaaatgcatacttccaaagttgtggcaaaatggcttaa
It encodes the following:
- the LOC129829629 gene encoding probable E3 ubiquitin-protein ligase DTX3 isoform X2 — protein: MGSQVSSDEMSVRGGQGSDEVLVSQAVWDYLAAAGQPWLIDFQDKQGLSAGIIRRGERGGCCAVRLRPVEGSRSGGGPGMMEEGPISNETRKAFIDLCRCARKEMSKQDGGPKRKRSLLPCVGVGVLEGDGEGSLLPPQPPQPRRSQRQQQRYKKPAEEETCVVLSNSTSHNESGQRKMEVSCSMMASSHNQSHSEADDYTSCSICMGDMVERTTLERCGHAFCRLCLDQAFKVKRACPVCRQVYGQLIGTQPATGCMMVERDPDLELTGHEGYGCICIIYSFPPGLQALEHPNPGVRYPGTDRVAYLPDSPEGNRVLGLLRRAFEQRLIFTIGTSMTTGMHNVITWNDIHHKTSLWGGPHCFGYPDPTYLVRVTEELREKGITAD
- the LOC129829629 gene encoding probable E3 ubiquitin-protein ligase DTX3 isoform X1, whose product is MVGSANNFFSSDEMSVRGGQGSDEVLVSQAVWDYLAAAGQPWLIDFQDKQGLSAGIIRRGERGGCCAVRLRPVEGSRSGGGPGMMEEGPISNETRKAFIDLCRCARKEMSKQDGGPKRKRSLLPCVGVGVLEGDGEGSLLPPQPPQPRRSQRQQQRYKKPAEEETCVVLSNSTSHNESGQRKMEVSCSMMASSHNQSHSEADDYTSCSICMGDMVERTTLERCGHAFCRLCLDQAFKVKRACPVCRQVYGQLIGTQPATGCMMVERDPDLELTGHEGYGCICIIYSFPPGLQALEHPNPGVRYPGTDRVAYLPDSPEGNRVLGLLRRAFEQRLIFTIGTSMTTGMHNVITWNDIHHKTSLWGGPHCFGYPDPTYLVRVTEELREKGITAD